The sequence GCCTGCCTCCTCAAATTCACTGTAGGGGGATGAAGCTGAGGAGGTTTTAGACTCTCCATCACTGTTGCACTCCCGCAGGGGACCAGGACTGGGACCATCAGGGAGCTCCTTGGCAGAGAGCGTTTCCTTACTGTTAGACCCTAGGGGATGGCAGTCCAGCAAGCTCTGCAGGTGCTTGATGTAGCTTATTGCAGCTCGCAGGGTCTCCACTTTGCTGAGGCGCTTGTCAGCAAATTCTTTGGGCAGGTGCTCCCTCAGGCGCGTGTAGCCCTCGTTCACGCAGCGCACCCGCTGCCTCTCCCTCTCGTTCCTCTTTCGAATGAAGGCAGGCTCAAAGGAATAGTCATAGACGCCCACGTAGCCAGGGAACGGGATGTAGGAGATGCGACCTGCGTGCCCACCGTAGGCTTGCTCCCAGTAAGACGGGTCCAGGCGGAAGGGAACCCCGAAGGGCTCTCTCAGGGGGACCCCGTGGGGATGCACATGGCTGCTAGCCAGGGACATCGCTCCTGGAAATGCAATCCTGTTCAACAGTCCATCATCCTCTTTACCGCTGTCCATGCTCTGTCTTTTCTCACCAGTGCAATGTCAGCTCCTGAATTTTGCTTCCAAATCTTGTATCAATCCAAACGAGGAGGAAACATTTGTGTAGGTACTCTGCCCCGCAGGCTGCAGATTCCTCCTGCGGTGTGTAAAAACTCAGATCT comes from Anser cygnoides isolate HZ-2024a breed goose chromosome 1, Taihu_goose_T2T_genome, whole genome shotgun sequence and encodes:
- the ASCL4 gene encoding achaete-scute homolog 4, whose protein sequence is MDSGKEDDGLLNRIAFPGAMSLASSHVHPHGVPLREPFGVPFRLDPSYWEQAYGGHAGRISYIPFPGYVGVYDYSFEPAFIRKRNERERQRVRCVNEGYTRLREHLPKEFADKRLSKVETLRAAISYIKHLQSLLDCHPLGSNSKETLSAKELPDGPSPGPLRECNSDGESKTSSASSPYSEFEEAGS